The following coding sequences are from one Candidatus Nitrohelix vancouverensis window:
- a CDS encoding MBL fold metallo-hydrolase, which translates to MELLFLGSGTSTGVPSLCCHCEVCKSEDPRNKRLRSSILVRNGDYHLLVDTSTDLRQQCLAHQIDRIDAVLYTHHHADHVHGIDELRSFNFFNKMVTPCYGNQKTIDEIQSKFNYIFTPPDQVGGGLPQLQMHLLNGNSLQLGGIEVTPVDVWHGKMIITAYRMNNMAYVTDCSGLTDDAREKLQGLDLLVINALGFDPHATHFCLPQALEAIEELKPRTALLTHINHKFDHEEVSKTLPENVGLAYDGLTIEL; encoded by the coding sequence ATGGAATTACTTTTTCTCGGAAGCGGAACCTCCACCGGAGTCCCGTCCCTGTGCTGTCATTGCGAAGTATGTAAATCCGAAGACCCCAGAAACAAACGCTTGCGTTCTTCCATTCTGGTTCGAAACGGCGACTACCATTTGCTGGTGGATACTTCCACCGATCTGCGGCAACAATGCCTGGCTCACCAGATCGACCGTATCGACGCGGTGTTATACACGCACCACCACGCCGACCATGTGCACGGCATCGACGAACTGCGCAGCTTCAATTTTTTCAATAAAATGGTCACGCCCTGCTACGGCAACCAGAAAACCATCGACGAAATTCAGAGCAAGTTCAATTATATCTTCACTCCTCCAGACCAGGTCGGCGGGGGACTGCCGCAACTGCAAATGCATTTGCTCAACGGGAATTCATTGCAACTGGGAGGGATCGAGGTGACGCCGGTCGACGTGTGGCATGGGAAGATGATTATCACGGCCTATCGCATGAATAACATGGCTTATGTGACGGATTGTAGCGGCCTGACGGACGACGCAAGAGAAAAACTTCAGGGTCTTGATCTACTCGTCATCAATGCCTTGGGATTCGATCCGCACGCCACGCATTTCTGCCTTCCCCAAGCCCTGGAAGCCATTGAAGAACTCAAACCGCGCACCGCTTTGTTGACTCATATCAATCATAAATTCGACCACGAAGAAGTCTCAAAAACGCTTCCTGAAAACGTCGGACTCGCCTACGACGGTTTGACAATCGAATTATGA
- the surE gene encoding 5'/3'-nucleotidase SurE: MIILSNDDGFNAPGLRTLRKEIAKIAEVLIVAPETEQSAMGHAISISAPLKVREVVEDGERIGYAVNGTPADCVKMAVSVLLDEPPELVISGINLGGNLGTCVIYSGTVSAATEAAIMGVPAIAVSLDTFIDPDFSFAAEFVRGLVPQILDKKFPEGVALNINIPAVPKSEIRGLAITRQGKSRVIETFDKRKDPRNNVYYWLAGEMRFDEVEQDTDCEMVAEKYISITPIQFDLTRHQFIDELKDWNLKIEE, translated from the coding sequence ATGATTATTTTATCCAACGACGATGGTTTCAATGCGCCGGGTTTGCGAACCCTGCGTAAAGAGATCGCGAAAATAGCCGAGGTCCTGATCGTGGCGCCGGAAACGGAGCAGAGCGCGATGGGACACGCCATTTCCATATCCGCTCCGCTCAAGGTGCGCGAAGTGGTGGAGGACGGCGAACGCATCGGCTACGCCGTCAACGGCACGCCTGCGGACTGCGTCAAGATGGCAGTGTCTGTTTTACTGGACGAGCCGCCGGAGCTGGTGATTTCAGGAATCAATCTGGGCGGCAATCTGGGGACTTGCGTGATTTATTCCGGTACCGTTTCGGCGGCCACGGAAGCGGCGATCATGGGCGTTCCTGCAATTGCGGTTTCTCTGGACACCTTCATCGATCCTGATTTTAGCTTTGCCGCCGAGTTTGTGAGAGGGCTGGTTCCGCAAATTCTGGACAAGAAATTTCCTGAGGGCGTGGCTTTGAACATCAATATTCCCGCCGTCCCAAAGAGCGAGATTCGCGGCCTGGCGATCACGCGCCAGGGCAAATCCCGTGTGATTGAAACCTTTGATAAACGAAAAGACCCGAGGAACAACGTTTATTACTGGCTGGCGGGGGAAATGCGTTTCGACGAGGTGGAACAGGACACGGACTGTGAAATGGTGGCTGAAAAATACATTTCGATCACGCCGATTCAGTTCGACCTGACGCGTCATCAGTTCATCGACGAATTGAAAGACTGGAACCTCAAAATAGAAGAATAG
- the bioD gene encoding dethiobiotin synthase has protein sequence MTQQGFFITGTDTGSGKTAVTAGLLACFRNMGYKPGVMKPIETGVSPDCSSPANSDARFLMEANQETLALSQVCPYQIKTPAAPYQAARLDQREIDIGLILDAFSHIRETRNPMLVEGIGGLMVPICEDYSVVDLVRDTQLPLIVVSPLRLGALNHTLLTLKVAEMEGLLIAGVILNNLENRADDPVMAGMAELIQTFGKVPVLGQFPYLEELSSESIQENLSEIMNGLHLDTQTNWAFP, from the coding sequence ATGACCCAGCAAGGATTTTTTATCACGGGAACCGACACCGGTTCTGGCAAAACAGCGGTCACAGCGGGACTGTTGGCCTGCTTTCGCAACATGGGCTACAAGCCTGGAGTGATGAAACCGATCGAAACAGGCGTCAGCCCGGACTGCAGTTCGCCCGCCAACTCCGACGCGCGTTTTCTCATGGAGGCCAATCAGGAAACCTTGGCTCTCTCGCAAGTCTGCCCCTACCAGATAAAAACCCCGGCGGCGCCTTACCAGGCGGCTCGGCTGGATCAACGCGAAATCGATATCGGACTGATACTCGATGCATTTTCACATATACGAGAGACAAGAAATCCCATGCTGGTGGAAGGCATAGGCGGCCTCATGGTTCCCATATGCGAGGATTACTCCGTCGTCGATCTCGTACGAGACACGCAATTGCCGTTGATCGTCGTCTCCCCGCTTCGGCTCGGCGCTCTGAATCACACGCTCCTGACCCTGAAAGTCGCCGAAATGGAAGGACTGCTCATCGCTGGAGTCATCCTCAACAACCTTGAAAATCGCGCAGACGACCCGGTCATGGCTGGCATGGCTGAGTTGATTCAAACTTTTGGCAAGGTTCCCGTCCTCGGTCAATTTCCCTATCTGGAGGAATTATCCAGCGAATCCATTCAGGAAAATCTCAGCGAAATTATGAACGGACTCCATCTGGACACTCAAACCAACTGGGCCTTCCCCTGA
- a CDS encoding cation transporter, with protein MNTSALVQNRLLWALLVTSFILVLEVVGGLIANSLALLGDAAHMASDMFALGLSWLALKWAHRPSPTDKTFGYHRAEIFAALINGLLLIFLAANILIEAWERMQNPADVDSATVVLVAAVGLAANLCVIFILKNPMHHSHDLNLRSAYLHVLGDTAASLGVIIGAAVIYFTGWTVIDPVIGGLIALLLIWNARKVVSDAFHILMEGAPKNLSVKEVAEELKSLPGVLDVHEMYIWSICSNVNALSAHALVHDQQLTQAERVLADIQTALKNKFNITHSTIQFESAPCKFSGSLQQIQH; from the coding sequence ATGAACACCAGCGCCCTCGTTCAAAATCGCCTCTTGTGGGCGCTTCTGGTCACAAGCTTTATTCTGGTTCTCGAAGTCGTCGGCGGTCTCATTGCAAACAGTCTGGCCTTGCTGGGCGACGCCGCGCATATGGCCTCGGACATGTTCGCTCTGGGGCTGAGCTGGCTAGCGCTCAAATGGGCGCACCGCCCCTCGCCCACTGACAAGACCTTCGGCTACCACCGCGCAGAAATCTTCGCCGCCTTAATCAATGGTCTGCTTTTGATCTTCCTGGCCGCCAATATCCTGATCGAAGCCTGGGAACGCATGCAGAATCCCGCCGACGTAGACTCCGCGACCGTCGTTCTGGTTGCCGCTGTGGGACTGGCCGCCAATCTGTGCGTCATTTTCATACTCAAGAACCCGATGCATCATTCGCACGACCTGAACCTCAGGAGCGCCTATCTGCATGTGCTTGGCGACACCGCCGCCTCGCTGGGAGTCATCATCGGAGCCGCCGTTATCTATTTCACAGGCTGGACGGTTATCGACCCGGTGATCGGCGGACTCATTGCGCTCCTGCTGATATGGAATGCGCGCAAAGTCGTGTCCGACGCCTTCCATATTCTGATGGAGGGAGCGCCGAAAAATCTTTCCGTGAAGGAAGTCGCCGAGGAATTGAAGTCGCTCCCCGGCGTACTCGACGTGCATGAAATGTATATCTGGAGCATCTGCTCCAATGTCAACGCCCTGAGCGCGCACGCTCTCGTGCACGATCAGCAACTGACCCAGGCGGAACGGGTTCTTGCCGACATTCAGACCGCGTTGAAAAACAAATTCAACATCACGCATTCAACCATTCAATTTGAATCTGCTCCCTGCAAGTTTTCCGGAAGCCTTCAGCAGATTCAACATTAA
- a CDS encoding peroxiredoxin: MSTLVAKQAPDFKAQAVMPDGSFKEIQLSSLKGKYVVLFFYPLDFTFVCPTEIIGFSEKMDDFSKRNVEVLGVSIDSHFSHLAWRNTDRKNGGLGSIQYPLVADVTKKITSDYGVLHPAGIAFRGLFLIDKEGVVQHQVINNLPLGRNIDEALRMVDALQFHENNGEVCPANWKQGEDGMKADPKGSKDYFEKHN, from the coding sequence ATGTCCACGTTGGTCGCAAAACAGGCGCCCGATTTTAAAGCGCAAGCGGTAATGCCAGACGGCAGTTTCAAAGAAATCCAATTGTCGAGTCTCAAAGGCAAGTATGTTGTATTGTTCTTCTACCCTCTCGATTTTACGTTTGTATGCCCGACTGAAATCATCGGTTTCAGCGAAAAGATGGACGATTTCAGCAAGCGAAATGTTGAAGTGCTCGGCGTTTCCATCGACAGTCATTTCTCTCATCTGGCCTGGAGAAATACGGATCGAAAAAATGGCGGATTGGGAAGCATCCAGTATCCTCTGGTTGCAGACGTCACGAAAAAAATCACCAGCGACTACGGCGTATTGCACCCTGCGGGAATCGCGTTCCGCGGTCTGTTCCTGATCGACAAGGAAGGCGTGGTTCAACATCAGGTCATCAACAACCTGCCCTTGGGACGTAATATCGACGAAGCTCTGCGCATGGTAGACGCTCTTCAGTTCCATGAGAATAACGGGGAAGTGTGCCCGGCGAACTGGAAACAGGGCGAAGATGGAATGAAAGCGGACCCGAAAGGTTCCAAGGACTATTTCGAGAAGCACAATTAA
- a CDS encoding response regulator transcription factor, producing the protein MNSKGKRILLVEDEPHLARGLKFNLEQEGYDTSVAGDGEEALELLNREEFDLIILDLMLPKLGGIEVAKRIRKTNIRFPILMLSAKSTAEDREIGLEAGADDYLTKPFHLPELLLRVQGIFRRIEWYKEPVHDNEIFHFDGMWINFSVGRALGKDGEFFLTVKESMVMKLLVSNKGNVVGREELLEKVWGYDPGTETRTVDNFIAKLRKYFEKNPQKPKRIITVREKGYMFEA; encoded by the coding sequence ATGAATTCCAAGGGCAAGCGCATATTATTGGTTGAGGACGAGCCTCACCTGGCTCGCGGGTTGAAGTTCAATCTGGAGCAGGAGGGCTATGACACTTCTGTAGCAGGCGACGGCGAGGAAGCTCTGGAACTGCTCAACCGTGAAGAATTTGATCTGATCATTCTCGATTTGATGCTCCCAAAACTCGGCGGCATTGAAGTCGCCAAACGGATTCGCAAGACGAATATTCGTTTTCCCATTTTGATGCTGTCGGCTAAGTCCACTGCGGAAGACCGCGAGATCGGTTTGGAAGCGGGGGCGGACGATTACCTGACAAAACCCTTTCACCTGCCGGAGCTCTTGTTGCGAGTGCAGGGGATTTTTCGCAGGATCGAATGGTACAAGGAACCGGTCCACGATAATGAAATTTTTCATTTCGACGGCATGTGGATCAATTTCAGCGTGGGGCGGGCTTTGGGCAAAGACGGCGAATTTTTTCTAACTGTCAAGGAATCGATGGTGATGAAGCTTCTGGTTTCAAACAAGGGAAACGTCGTGGGCCGGGAAGAACTGCTGGAAAAGGTCTGGGGCTATGATCCTGGAACCGAAACCCGCACGGTCGATAATTTCATCGCCAAGCTCCGAAAATATTTTGAAAAAAATCCGCAAAAACCTAAACGCATCATCACTGTCAGGGAAAAAGGCTATATGTTTGAAGCCTGA
- a CDS encoding 2-nitropropane dioxygenase has product MSSDRLEVLCPCCETKLQVDKFTGEVIWEEKKEKPKASLADMVKNLDSQRKEQENLFKKRSQSEKERDRILQEKFKEAQKNVDKLGDIPLRDIDLD; this is encoded by the coding sequence ATGAGTTCAGATCGATTGGAAGTTCTCTGCCCCTGTTGCGAGACCAAATTGCAGGTGGATAAATTCACGGGAGAAGTGATCTGGGAAGAGAAGAAAGAAAAGCCCAAAGCCTCTCTCGCCGACATGGTCAAGAATCTTGATTCGCAACGCAAGGAGCAGGAAAACCTGTTCAAAAAGCGAAGCCAGAGCGAGAAAGAGCGCGACCGTATACTTCAGGAAAAATTCAAGGAAGCCCAAAAGAACGTCGACAAACTGGGCGATATCCCTTTGAGAGATATTGATCTGGATTGA